In Bacteroidota bacterium, the sequence AAGATTATTTTCTGCCCTATGGCGCTTATGATTTTTCGCACAAAGGCGGAGGTTCAGATATTGGTCCGCTTGGAAAACAAAACTGCCCGCTGATGGGATTAAGCCCCGATAACCAGCGCTACTTTATTATTCACCACACGGCACGCGATACGTTTGAACAGGTGAACAAACGCGAACTTGAACTGGGCGCTATTGTGATGACGATGATGGTATATCTGGTGAGCGAGTACGGGCTTTAGGATTTAATTTCTTTTTTTCCTATTGCGTATAATCCTGCAAACGTAAGCACTCCGTTCACAATCAGCAGTTCATTGCCGAAGAGGTAGCCGTTGAAAAGCGTTTTTGAATTTGCATCAAGCAGATAGCAGAGAACAGGGGAGAGCAAACAGATTACCGGAACCAATTTATCCTGCACATTTCTTTTGGTAAGTATTCCGAAGAAAAATAATCCGAGCAAGGGTCCGTAGGTGTAGTTGGCTACTTTGAAAAGCTGGCGGATTACCGCTTCATCATTTATCATTCTGAAAATTACAATCACAAGCAGAAGAAGAATGGCAAAGCAGATGTGGACGATCTTTCGGATAAAAACTTTGCGAGCTTCTGCCCTCTCCCTTTCTCCCTCTCCCACGGGGAGAGGGTTGGGGTGAGGGCGTTCGAAGTTCAAAAAATCAATGCAGAAGGATGCGGTGAGTGCGGTGAGGGCGCCATCAGCGCTGGGGTAGGCGGCAGAAATTAATCCGATAATGAAAAACAGTGCAGACAGTGTTCCGAGATGCTGAAGCGCGATGATGGGGAACAAATCATCGGTGGTTCGCTCGGGAACGGAAATGCCTTTTGTGGTAATGAAGAGATAAAGGAGCGCGCCAAGGCAGAGAAAAATAAAATTCACCAATACAAGAATGAAACTGAACGTGAGCATATTTTTTTTTGCTTCGCCAATGTTTTTGCAGGAAATATTTTTCTGCATCATTTCCTGGTCCAAGCCCGTCATGGCAATGGCGATGAACATTCCTCCAAAGAAATGTTTCGGGAAAAATGTTTTCGCCTGCCAGTCGCTCACTACGATTTTCGAGTAAACTGAATCTTTGATGGCAGTTACCATATCTCCAAAACCAAAATCTAATTGCCGGCAAATCAAAATAACAGAAAGCACGAGAGAGAGAAGCATGAAAGTGGTTTGCAGAGAATCTGTCCACACAATTGTTTTTACTCCGCCTTTGAATGTGTAAGCAAGAATCAGCATAATGAAAATGCCGGTGGTGACAGCGAACGGAACACCCCACGCATCAAAAACAAAAATCTGCAATACGTTTACCACAATGAACAACCGGAAGGAAGCACCGATGGTTCTTGATAAAATAAAAAAGAATGCACCTGTTTTATACGAATAAGTTCCCAAACGATTTTTGAGATAAGAATAAATAGAAGTGAGATTTAACCTGTAATAAAGCGGAAGCAGGACAAAAGCAATCACAAAATACCCAAGCAGATATCCAAGCACCATCTGAAAATAAGAGAATGCTCCTTTGCTCACATCACCGGGCACGCTCATAAAGGTGACTCCGCTCAGCGAAGCGCCTATCATTCCGTAAGCAACGATAAACCACTTGCTGGAACGGTTGCCTATGAAAAAACTTTTGTTATCGGCATTTTTCGCAGTGAAATATGTTATAGCGAATAATACCACAGTGTAAATTCCAACACAAGTGAGAATCAATACAGGGCTCATGCTGCAAAGGAAAAACTAATGACTAATGACTAATGACTAATGACTCGCCTTCTTTGAACAGAGTTGTTGACAGAGGAGAAGTGCTCGGGATGGGAATTGAACCAAAGACACCTTTTTACATAGTAGTTTCAATAGGAAAAAACATATATGCAACAGTTCGTATTGTTCAAGCAAAAGCAACTGATGGATAAGCGAAAGTTAAAATCGCATGAACGAAAGTTAATGTTGTGTAAACAACAGTTATTATTCTA encodes:
- a CDS encoding sodium:solute symporter; this translates as MSPVLILTCVGIYTVVLFAITYFTAKNADNKSFFIGNRSSKWFIVAYGMIGASLSGVTFMSVPGDVSKGAFSYFQMVLGYLLGYFVIAFVLLPLYYRLNLTSIYSYLKNRLGTYSYKTGAFFFILSRTIGASFRLFIVVNVLQIFVFDAWGVPFAVTTGIFIMLILAYTFKGGVKTIVWTDSLQTTFMLLSLVLSVILICRQLDFGFGDMVTAIKDSVYSKIVVSDWQAKTFFPKHFFGGMFIAIAMTGLDQEMMQKNISCKNIGEAKKNMLTFSFILVLVNFIFLCLGALLYLFITTKGISVPERTTDDLFPIIALQHLGTLSALFFIIGLISAAYPSADGALTALTASFCIDFLNFERPHPNPLPVGEGERERAEARKVFIRKIVHICFAILLLLVIVIFRMINDEAVIRQLFKVANYTYGPLLGLFFFGILTKRNVQDKLVPVICLLSPVLCYLLDANSKTLFNGYLFGNELLIVNGVLTFAGLYAIGKKEIKS